One window of Streptomyces sp. SUK 48 genomic DNA carries:
- the rsmH gene encoding 16S rRNA (cytosine(1402)-N(4))-methyltransferase RsmH, with amino-acid sequence MSQSRHVPVMLQRCLDLLAPALERPGAVVVDCTLGLGGHSEALLARFPEARLIGLDRDKEALRLSGERLAPFGERATLVHAVYDELPDVLRRLGVPRVQGVLFDLGVSSMQLDEADRGFAYAQDAPLDMRMDQTTGMSAAEVLNTYPAGELVRILRAYGEEKQAKRIVGAIVREREKEPFDNSARLVELIRDALPQAAKRTGGNPAKRTFQALRIEVNGELSVLERAIPAAVKALAVGGRVAVLSYHSLEDRLVKQVFAAGAANTAPPGLPVVPERYQPRLKLLTRGAELPTEEEIAENRRAAPARLRGAERIREDAE; translated from the coding sequence TTGAGCCAGAGTCGACACGTCCCGGTGATGCTCCAGCGGTGCCTGGACCTGCTGGCACCCGCCCTGGAGCGCCCGGGAGCGGTGGTCGTCGACTGCACCCTGGGCCTGGGCGGGCACAGCGAGGCGCTGCTGGCCCGGTTCCCCGAGGCCCGCCTGATCGGCCTCGACCGGGACAAGGAGGCGCTGCGCCTGTCGGGGGAGCGCCTCGCGCCCTTCGGCGAGCGGGCCACCCTGGTGCACGCCGTCTACGACGAACTGCCCGACGTCCTTCGGCGGCTGGGCGTCCCGCGTGTCCAGGGCGTCCTGTTCGACCTCGGCGTGTCCTCCATGCAGCTGGACGAGGCCGACCGCGGCTTCGCCTACGCCCAGGACGCGCCGCTCGACATGCGCATGGACCAGACGACCGGGATGAGCGCCGCCGAGGTCCTCAACACCTACCCGGCGGGCGAACTGGTGCGCATCCTGCGCGCGTACGGCGAGGAGAAGCAGGCCAAGCGGATCGTCGGGGCGATCGTGCGCGAGCGCGAGAAGGAGCCCTTCGACAACAGCGCCCGGCTGGTGGAACTGATCCGCGACGCGCTGCCGCAGGCCGCCAAGCGCACCGGCGGCAACCCGGCCAAGCGCACCTTCCAGGCGCTGCGCATCGAGGTCAACGGCGAACTCTCGGTCCTGGAGCGGGCGATCCCGGCCGCGGTGAAGGCCCTCGCCGTCGGCGGGCGGGTCGCCGTGCTGTCGTACCACTCGCTGGAGGACCGACTGGTCAAACAGGTGTTCGCGGCGGGTGCGGCCAACACCGCGCCGCCCGGACTGCCGGTGGTGCCCGAGCGCTACCAGCCGCGGCTCAAGCTGCTCACCCGCGGTGCCGAACTTCCCACCGAGGAAGAGATCGCCGAGAACCGCCGGGCCGCCCCCGCCAGGCTGCGGGGCGCCGAGCGCATCAGGGAGGACGCCGAGTGA
- a CDS encoding septum formation initiator family protein, translating to MPRKPELKGRAARLARLFPAGRAKAARTPFVLLVVLLLGGGLIGLLVLNSALSEGSFKLADLQKRTQNLTDEEQALQRDIDAYSSPDALERRAHELGMVPGGDPAFLDPNGTVKGVPGAASPAPAVFEGPPAPESLELTPPPGLPATPAPAAGAQSPVPPGGATPAAPAATTPQSAPTPTPGR from the coding sequence GTGCCTAGGAAACCCGAACTGAAGGGGCGGGCCGCGCGGCTCGCCCGGCTCTTCCCGGCCGGCCGCGCCAAGGCCGCCCGCACTCCGTTCGTCCTCCTCGTCGTCCTGCTCCTCGGCGGCGGCCTCATCGGGCTGCTGGTGCTGAACTCCGCTCTGAGCGAGGGTTCGTTCAAACTCGCCGACCTCCAGAAGCGGACCCAGAACCTCACCGACGAGGAACAGGCCCTCCAGCGGGACATCGACGCCTACTCGTCTCCCGACGCCCTGGAGCGCCGGGCCCACGAACTCGGCATGGTCCCGGGCGGCGACCCCGCCTTCCTCGACCCGAACGGCACGGTCAAGGGCGTACCCGGCGCCGCCTCCCCCGCACCGGCCGTGTTCGAGGGCCCGCCCGCCCCCGAGTCCCTGGAGCTCACCCCGCCGCCCGGCCTCCCGGCCACCCCCGCCCCGGCGGCCGGGGCGCAGAGCCCGGTACCGCCCGGCGGTGCCACCCCCGCGGCCCCGGCCGCCACCACCCCCCAGTCCGCTCCCACCCCGACCCCCGGCAGGTGA
- a CDS encoding penicillin-binding protein 2: MSDREPPRRRVPRPAKPARPQGAVRRQSGPGARPARRPGAGRVPAQRPLRLGSPRPRLRLVGLALGLVLAVFVVRLLQVQAVEASAYAAKAEVNRYVVHTLAAERGGITDRDGVALAVSEDAYDITADPTMFSAKQLKIADGPERAAALLAPILGQDQAALVKKLRPADKNSRYTRLATRQTPQVWKQIKDLRSALAQKAGSANVLAGVFADPSSQRVYPNGDLAAAILGWVNAEGKGGGGIEQMLEKQLAGKNGKIRYAQSGGREVPTAGSAETPAVPGSDVELTIDRDIQWAAQNAITDQVKKSKADRGYVVVQDTRTGQILAMADAPGFDPNDLSKADPDALGNAAVQDAYEPGSTAKVMSMAAVLQENAATPLTHVVVPNRLHRGDRLFQDDVDHATWDLTLNGVLAKSSNIGTILATGQLGKTQPQANQVLYSYLRKFGIGSYTGLHFPGETPGILAPAQKWSTSQQYTIPFGQGFSINALQAASVYSTIANGGVRVQPSLIRGTKGPDGRFTPAAKPEENRVVSAKTAKSVAEMLESVVDDEQGTGISARIPGYNVAGKTGTANRVDPATGRYRGYTSSFAGFAPADKPRITVYCAIQNATSGGYFGGQICGPIYKKVMEFALKTLQVPPTGAPAANLPVEYKP; the protein is encoded by the coding sequence GTGTCCGACAGGGAACCCCCGCGCCGTCGCGTGCCCCGCCCCGCGAAGCCGGCCCGGCCGCAGGGCGCCGTACGCCGGCAGTCAGGGCCCGGCGCCCGCCCGGCCCGGCGCCCGGGCGCGGGCCGGGTGCCCGCCCAGCGCCCACTGCGGCTCGGCAGCCCCCGGCCCCGGCTGCGCCTGGTGGGCCTCGCCCTCGGCCTGGTGCTGGCCGTCTTCGTCGTACGACTGCTCCAGGTACAGGCCGTGGAGGCCAGCGCGTACGCCGCGAAGGCCGAGGTCAACCGGTACGTCGTCCATACGCTGGCCGCCGAGCGGGGCGGTATCACCGACCGCGACGGCGTGGCCCTCGCCGTCAGCGAGGACGCCTACGACATCACGGCCGACCCGACGATGTTCAGCGCCAAGCAGCTGAAGATCGCCGACGGACCCGAGCGGGCCGCCGCCCTCCTCGCGCCGATCCTCGGCCAGGACCAGGCCGCCTTGGTGAAGAAGCTGCGGCCCGCCGACAAGAACTCCCGCTACACGCGGCTCGCCACCCGGCAGACCCCCCAGGTCTGGAAGCAGATCAAGGACCTGAGGTCGGCCCTCGCCCAGAAGGCCGGCTCCGCCAACGTCCTGGCCGGTGTCTTCGCCGACCCCAGCAGCCAGCGCGTGTACCCCAACGGCGACCTCGCCGCCGCGATACTGGGCTGGGTGAACGCCGAAGGCAAGGGCGGCGGCGGCATCGAGCAGATGCTGGAGAAGCAGCTCGCCGGGAAGAACGGCAAGATCCGCTACGCCCAGTCCGGCGGCCGCGAGGTGCCCACCGCGGGCTCCGCCGAGACGCCCGCCGTGCCCGGCTCCGACGTCGAGCTGACCATCGACCGGGACATCCAGTGGGCGGCCCAGAACGCCATCACCGACCAGGTGAAGAAGTCCAAGGCCGACCGCGGCTACGTCGTCGTCCAGGACACCCGCACCGGCCAGATCCTCGCCATGGCCGACGCGCCGGGGTTTGACCCCAACGACCTCTCCAAGGCGGACCCGGACGCCCTCGGCAACGCGGCCGTCCAGGACGCCTACGAGCCCGGCTCCACCGCCAAGGTGATGTCCATGGCGGCCGTCCTCCAGGAGAACGCGGCGACCCCGCTCACCCATGTCGTCGTACCCAACCGGCTGCACCGCGGCGACCGGCTCTTCCAGGACGACGTCGACCACGCCACCTGGGACCTCACGCTCAACGGCGTGCTCGCCAAGTCCAGCAACATCGGCACCATCCTGGCCACCGGCCAGCTCGGCAAGACCCAGCCGCAGGCCAACCAGGTCCTCTACTCCTACCTGCGCAAGTTCGGCATCGGCAGCTACACCGGGCTGCACTTCCCGGGCGAGACCCCGGGCATCCTGGCGCCCGCGCAGAAGTGGTCCACCTCGCAGCAGTACACGATCCCTTTCGGCCAGGGCTTCTCCATCAACGCCCTCCAGGCCGCGTCCGTGTACTCGACCATCGCCAACGGCGGCGTCCGGGTCCAGCCGAGCCTGATCCGCGGCACCAAGGGACCGGACGGGCGGTTCACCCCCGCGGCCAAGCCCGAGGAGAACAGGGTCGTCAGCGCGAAGACCGCCAAGTCGGTCGCCGAGATGCTGGAGTCCGTGGTCGACGACGAACAGGGCACCGGCATCTCCGCGCGCATCCCCGGCTACAACGTCGCCGGCAAGACCGGCACCGCCAACCGAGTGGATCCGGCCACCGGCAGATACCGCGGCTACACCTCGTCCTTCGCCGGATTCGCCCCCGCGGACAAGCCCCGCATCACGGTCTACTGCGCCATCCAGAACGCCACCTCCGGCGGCTACTTCGGCGGCCAGATCTGCGGGCCCATCTACAAGAAGGTCATGGAGTTCGCCCTGAAGACCCTCCAGGTCCCGCCCACCGGCGCGCCGGCCGCGAACCTGCCGGTCGAGTACAAGCCCTGA
- a CDS encoding UDP-N-acetylmuramoyl-L-alanyl-D-glutamate--2,6-diaminopimelate ligase, protein MTYPGPPRPVHVSATPLAELADQLGAAAPDATAEITGITHDSRAVRPGDLYAALPGARLHGADFVTQAAGLGATAVLTDPTGAERAAATGLPVLVVPDPRALMGELAATIYGHPGRDLLQIGITGTSGKTTTAYLVEGGLRTVKATGLIGTVEMRIGDERIKSERTTPEATDLQALFAVMRERGTEAVAMEVSSHALVLGRVDGCVFDIAVFTNLSPEHMEFHSGMEDYFRAKAQLFTPKRSRLGVVNVDDEYGRRLVDEATVPVVTFSAEGHPDADWRAEHVQVGPLDSTFTVLGPNGERVQARSPLAGPFNVANTLAAVVALAAAGLDAQTAADGIAAVPGVPGRLERVDAGQPYLAVVDYAHKTDAVESVLKALRKVTKGRLHIVLGCGGDRDLTKRAPMGAAAARLADTAVLTSDNPRSEDPLAILATMLQGAASVPAHERGEVLLFEERAAAIAAAVGRAQAGDTVLVAGKGHEQGQDIAGVVRPFDDRQVLREAIQKTQG, encoded by the coding sequence GTGACATATCCGGGACCGCCGCGACCGGTCCACGTCTCCGCCACACCCCTCGCGGAGCTGGCCGATCAGCTGGGTGCCGCCGCCCCGGACGCCACCGCCGAGATCACCGGGATCACCCACGACTCGCGCGCCGTCCGCCCCGGCGACCTGTACGCCGCCCTGCCGGGCGCCCGCCTGCACGGCGCCGACTTCGTCACCCAGGCCGCCGGCCTCGGCGCGACCGCCGTGCTCACCGACCCGACCGGCGCCGAGCGTGCCGCCGCGACCGGACTGCCGGTCCTGGTGGTGCCCGACCCGCGGGCCCTGATGGGCGAACTGGCCGCCACCATCTACGGCCACCCGGGGCGCGACCTGCTCCAGATCGGCATCACCGGCACCTCCGGCAAGACCACCACGGCCTACCTGGTCGAGGGCGGCCTGCGGACCGTGAAGGCCACCGGACTGATCGGCACCGTCGAGATGCGCATCGGCGACGAGCGCATCAAGTCCGAGCGCACCACCCCCGAAGCCACCGATCTCCAGGCCCTGTTCGCCGTCATGCGCGAACGCGGCACCGAGGCGGTCGCCATGGAGGTCTCCAGCCACGCCCTGGTCCTCGGCCGGGTCGACGGCTGCGTCTTCGACATCGCGGTCTTCACCAACCTCAGCCCGGAACACATGGAGTTCCACTCCGGCATGGAGGACTACTTCCGGGCCAAGGCGCAGCTCTTCACGCCGAAGCGCAGCAGACTCGGCGTCGTCAACGTGGACGACGAGTACGGCCGCCGCCTCGTCGACGAGGCCACCGTCCCCGTCGTCACCTTCTCCGCCGAGGGCCACCCGGACGCCGACTGGCGCGCCGAGCACGTCCAGGTCGGCCCGCTGGACTCGACGTTCACCGTGCTCGGCCCGAACGGCGAGCGGGTGCAGGCCAGGTCGCCGCTGGCCGGCCCCTTCAACGTGGCGAACACCCTCGCCGCCGTGGTCGCCCTCGCCGCGGCCGGGCTCGACGCGCAGACCGCCGCCGACGGCATCGCCGCCGTCCCGGGCGTCCCCGGCCGCCTGGAGCGTGTCGACGCCGGACAGCCCTACCTCGCGGTCGTGGACTACGCCCACAAGACCGACGCGGTCGAGTCGGTGCTCAAGGCGCTGCGCAAGGTCACCAAGGGCCGGCTGCACATCGTCCTGGGCTGCGGCGGCGACCGCGACCTGACCAAGCGCGCCCCGATGGGCGCCGCCGCGGCCCGGCTCGCCGACACGGCCGTACTGACGTCGGACAACCCCCGCTCCGAGGACCCGCTCGCGATCCTCGCGACCATGCTCCAGGGCGCGGCCTCCGTGCCCGCGCACGAACGCGGCGAGGTGCTGCTCTTCGAGGAGCGGGCCGCCGCCATCGCCGCCGCCGTGGGCCGCGCCCAGGCCGGCGACACCGTGCTGGTCGCGGGCAAGGGCCACGAGCAGGGCCAGGACATCGCCGGTGTGGTCCGTCCCTTCGACGACCGCCAGGTGCTTCGCGAAGCTATCCAGAAGACCCAGGGATGA
- the murF gene encoding UDP-N-acetylmuramoyl-tripeptide--D-alanyl-D-alanine ligase, whose protein sequence is MIALSLAEIAAVVGGQTHDIPDPSVQVTGPVVRDSREVVPGSLFAAFVGERVDGHDFAPQVVEAGAVAVLASRPVGVPAIVVEDVQSALGALARHVVARLGATLVALTGSAGKTSTKDLIAQVLSGKAPTVFTPGSFNNEIGLPLTALTATEETRFLVLEMGARGIGHIRYLTGLTPPRIGVVLNVGSAHIGEFGGREQIAQAKGEIIEGLPEDGAAVLNADDPLVRAMAPRTKAKVILFGESAEADVRAENVRLTDTGQPAFRLHTPSGASDVTMRLYGEHHVSNALAAAAVAHELGMSAEEIATALSGAGSLSRWRMEVTERPDGVTIVNDAYNANPESMRAALRALAAMGNGRRTWAVLGKMAELGDEALAEHDAVGRLAVRLNVSKLVAVGGIEASWLQLGAYNEGSWGEESVHVSDAQAAIDLLRSELRPGDVVLVKASRSVGLEGVAAALLETGAEGEVAAR, encoded by the coding sequence GTGATCGCCCTCTCCCTCGCCGAGATCGCAGCTGTCGTCGGCGGGCAGACGCACGACATACCGGATCCGTCCGTGCAGGTCACCGGACCGGTCGTCCGGGACTCCCGGGAGGTGGTGCCCGGCAGCCTGTTCGCCGCGTTCGTCGGCGAGCGCGTGGACGGCCACGACTTCGCGCCGCAGGTCGTCGAGGCGGGCGCGGTCGCCGTGCTGGCCTCGCGCCCGGTCGGGGTGCCCGCGATCGTGGTCGAGGACGTCCAGAGCGCCCTCGGCGCCCTCGCCCGGCACGTCGTCGCCCGGCTCGGCGCGACCCTCGTCGCCCTGACCGGCTCGGCAGGCAAGACCAGCACCAAGGACCTCATCGCCCAGGTGCTGAGCGGCAAGGCGCCGACGGTGTTCACGCCGGGCTCGTTCAACAACGAGATCGGGCTGCCGCTGACCGCCCTCACCGCGACCGAGGAAACCCGTTTCCTGGTCCTGGAGATGGGCGCCCGGGGCATCGGCCACATCCGCTACCTCACCGGCCTCACCCCGCCGCGGATCGGTGTCGTCCTCAACGTCGGCTCCGCCCACATCGGCGAGTTCGGCGGCCGCGAGCAGATCGCCCAGGCCAAGGGCGAGATCATCGAGGGGCTGCCCGAGGACGGCGCGGCCGTGCTCAACGCGGACGACCCGCTGGTGCGTGCCATGGCACCGCGTACCAAGGCGAAGGTGATTCTCTTCGGAGAGTCGGCCGAAGCGGACGTACGTGCCGAGAATGTACGACTCACGGACACCGGACAGCCCGCCTTCAGGCTTCACACACCCTCCGGTGCATCTGATGTGACCATGCGCCTGTACGGTGAGCATCACGTGTCGAACGCGCTCGCCGCGGCCGCCGTCGCCCATGAGCTGGGCATGTCCGCGGAAGAGATCGCCACCGCGCTCTCCGGTGCGGGCTCCCTCTCCCGCTGGCGCATGGAGGTCACCGAGCGCCCGGACGGCGTGACCATCGTCAACGACGCCTACAACGCCAACCCCGAGTCCATGCGGGCCGCCCTCCGGGCACTCGCGGCCATGGGCAACGGGCGGCGTACGTGGGCGGTGCTCGGCAAGATGGCCGAGCTGGGGGACGAGGCGCTCGCCGAGCACGACGCCGTCGGACGGCTCGCCGTCCGGCTCAACGTCAGCAAGCTCGTCGCCGTCGGGGGGATCGAAGCCTCCTGGCTGCAACTGGGCGCATATAACGAGGGTTCGTGGGGTGAGGAGTCGGTGCACGTGTCCGACGCACAGGCGGCGATCGACCTGTTGCGCAGCGAGTTGCGCCCGGGGGACGTCGTCCTCGTGAAGGCGTCCCGTTCGGTGGGGCTCGAAGGTGTCGCCGCGGCGCTGCTGGAGACCGGTGCCGAGGGTGAGGTTGCCGCCCGATGA
- the mraY gene encoding phospho-N-acetylmuramoyl-pentapeptide-transferase produces the protein MMNQILFSGVIGLFLTLVGTPLLIKLLARKGYGQFIRDDGPREHLSKRGTPTMGGIAFIFATVAAYFLSKVIAGKPPSFSGLLVLGLMVGMGLVGFLDDYIKIVKRRSLGLRAKAKMAGQLIVGISFAVLALMFPDSRGNTPASTKLSFITDFGWSIGPVLFVIWALFMILAMSNGVNLTDGLDGLATGASVLVFGAYTFIGVWQYQESCANAQTLTNPAACYEVRDPLDLAVVASALMGACLGFLWWNTSPAKIFMGDTGSLALGGVLTGLAILSRTELLVAIMGGLFVLITMSVVIQVGSFRLTGKRVFRMAPLQHHFELKGWSEVLVVVRFWIIQGICVIVGLGLFYAGWAAEK, from the coding sequence ATGATGAACCAGATCCTGTTCTCGGGTGTCATTGGCCTCTTCCTCACCCTGGTCGGCACCCCGCTGCTGATCAAGCTGCTGGCCCGCAAGGGCTACGGCCAGTTCATCCGTGACGACGGCCCGCGCGAGCACCTCAGCAAGCGCGGTACGCCGACCATGGGTGGTATCGCCTTCATCTTCGCCACGGTCGCCGCGTACTTTCTGTCCAAGGTGATCGCGGGCAAGCCGCCGTCCTTCTCCGGCCTGCTGGTGCTCGGCCTGATGGTGGGCATGGGCCTGGTCGGCTTCCTGGACGACTACATCAAGATCGTCAAGCGGCGCTCGCTGGGTCTGCGCGCCAAGGCGAAGATGGCCGGCCAGCTGATCGTCGGCATCTCCTTCGCCGTCCTGGCGCTGATGTTCCCCGACTCCCGCGGCAACACCCCGGCCTCCACCAAGCTGTCGTTCATCACGGACTTCGGCTGGTCGATCGGCCCGGTGCTGTTCGTGATCTGGGCGCTGTTCATGATCCTCGCGATGTCGAACGGCGTGAACCTGACCGACGGTCTGGACGGCCTCGCCACCGGCGCCTCCGTCCTGGTCTTCGGCGCCTACACGTTCATCGGCGTCTGGCAGTACCAGGAGTCCTGCGCCAACGCGCAGACCCTGACCAACCCGGCCGCCTGCTACGAGGTGCGCGATCCGCTCGACCTCGCCGTGGTCGCCTCCGCGCTGATGGGCGCCTGCCTGGGCTTCCTGTGGTGGAACACGTCCCCGGCGAAGATCTTCATGGGCGACACCGGCTCGCTCGCCCTCGGCGGTGTCCTCACCGGCCTGGCCATCCTCTCCCGCACGGAGCTGCTGGTGGCCATCATGGGCGGCCTGTTCGTCCTCATCACCATGTCGGTCGTCATCCAGGTCGGCTCCTTCCGGCTCACCGGAAAACGCGTCTTCCGGATGGCGCCACTCCAGCACCACTTCGAACTCAAGGGCTGGTCCGAGGTCTTGGTCGTGGTCCGCTTCTGGATCATCCAAGGCATCTGTGTGATCGTCGGACTGGGCCTCTTCTACGCGGGATGGGCAGCGGAAAAGTGA
- the murD gene encoding UDP-N-acetylmuramoyl-L-alanine--D-glutamate ligase, whose amino-acid sequence MGSGKVTTGSAPFDFQGKHVTVAGLGVSGVPAARALHARGAIVTVVNDGDDARAREQAEGLEALGVTVRLGDGATLPEGTELIVTAPGWQPGKPLFQAAAEADVPVWGDVELAWRLRGPDAVPWLAVTGTNGKTTTVQMLASILKAAGLRTAAVGNIGVSLLDAVLGEETYDVLAVELSSYQLHWAPSLRAHSAVVLNLAPDHLDWHGSMAAYAADKGRIYEGNRVACVYNVADRATEDLVREADVEEGCRAIGFTLGTPGPSQLGVVDGILVDRAFVENRQKNAQELAEVSDVRPPAPHNIANALAAAALARAFGVPAQAVRDGLRAFRPDAHRIEHVADLDGVAYVDDSKATNTHAAQASLAAYDSIVWIAGGLAKGATFDELVAASAEHLRAVVLIGADRALIREALARHAPEVPVVDLDRTDTGAMLQAVTEAKRLAVAGDTVLLAPACASMDMFTNYNQRGDAFATAVGELRA is encoded by the coding sequence ATGGGCAGCGGAAAAGTGACCACCGGCTCGGCGCCCTTCGACTTCCAGGGCAAGCACGTCACCGTCGCGGGACTCGGCGTCTCCGGTGTCCCGGCGGCCAGGGCACTGCACGCGCGCGGCGCGATCGTCACCGTCGTCAACGACGGCGACGACGCCCGCGCCCGCGAGCAGGCCGAGGGCCTGGAGGCGCTCGGCGTCACCGTGCGCCTCGGTGACGGCGCGACCCTCCCGGAGGGCACCGAGCTGATCGTCACCGCCCCCGGCTGGCAGCCCGGCAAGCCGCTCTTCCAGGCGGCCGCCGAGGCGGACGTGCCGGTCTGGGGCGATGTGGAGCTGGCCTGGCGGCTGCGGGGGCCCGACGCGGTCCCCTGGCTGGCCGTCACCGGCACCAACGGCAAGACCACCACCGTGCAGATGCTCGCCTCCATCCTGAAGGCGGCGGGCCTGCGCACGGCGGCCGTCGGCAACATCGGGGTCTCGCTGCTGGACGCCGTCCTCGGGGAGGAGACGTACGACGTCCTCGCCGTGGAGCTGTCCAGCTACCAGCTGCACTGGGCGCCCTCGCTGCGCGCCCACTCCGCCGTCGTCCTCAACCTCGCGCCCGACCACCTCGACTGGCACGGCTCCATGGCGGCGTACGCCGCCGACAAGGGCCGTATCTACGAGGGCAACCGGGTCGCCTGCGTCTACAACGTGGCCGACCGGGCCACCGAGGACCTGGTGCGCGAGGCCGACGTCGAGGAGGGCTGCCGGGCCATCGGGTTCACCCTCGGCACCCCCGGACCCTCCCAACTCGGCGTCGTGGACGGCATCCTGGTCGACCGCGCCTTCGTGGAGAACCGGCAGAAGAACGCGCAGGAGCTGGCCGAGGTCTCCGACGTCCGGCCGCCGGCCCCGCACAACATCGCCAACGCCCTCGCGGCGGCGGCCCTCGCGCGCGCCTTCGGGGTGCCCGCCCAGGCCGTACGGGACGGACTGCGCGCCTTCCGGCCGGACGCCCACCGCATCGAGCACGTCGCCGACCTCGACGGCGTGGCCTACGTGGACGACTCCAAGGCCACCAACACCCATGCCGCGCAGGCATCGTTGGCGGCGTACGACTCGATCGTGTGGATCGCAGGCGGCCTCGCCAAGGGCGCGACCTTCGACGAACTGGTCGCCGCCTCGGCCGAGCACCTGCGCGCCGTCGTCCTGATCGGCGCCGACCGGGCGCTGATCCGGGAGGCCCTTGCGCGACACGCCCCGGAAGTACCCGTGGTCGACCTCGACCGGACCGACACTGGGGCGATGCTCCAGGCGGTGACGGAGGCCAAGCGGCTCGCGGTCGCCGGGGACACGGTGCTCCTCGCGCCGGCCTGCGCCTCCATGGACATGTTCACCAACTACAACCAGCGCGGTGACGCGTTCGCGACGGCGGTCGGCGAACTCCGCGCCTGA
- the ftsW gene encoding putative lipid II flippase FtsW: MPSSRTGKPPVQRASRRPVVPGSARENPVRRFVTRARRAWDRPLTAYYLIVGGSVLITVLGLVMVYSASQVTALQMSLPGSYFFRKQLLAAVIGGILLFAASRMPVRLHRALAYPILAGAVFMMALVQVPGIGMSVNGNQNWISLGGSFQIQPSEFGKLALVLWGADLIARKQERKLLTQWKHMLVPLVPAAFLLLGLIMLGGDMGTAIILTAILFGLLWLAGAPTRLFSGVLSVAVVIGVILIETSPNRMARLACIGATEPRAQGADCWQAVHGIYALASGGFFGSGLGASVEKWGQLPEAHTDFIFAVTGEELGLAGTLSVLALFAALGYAGIRVAGRTKDPFVRYAAGGVTTWIIAQAVINIGAVLGLLPIAGVPLPLFSYGGSALLPTMFAIGLLIAFARDDPAARTALALRQPRFGRKRAGGSGADRGSRRWNTMRRRASAARSSGER; encoded by the coding sequence ATGCCCAGTAGCCGTACCGGAAAGCCCCCTGTGCAGCGGGCGTCCCGGCGTCCCGTCGTCCCCGGCTCCGCGCGCGAGAACCCCGTACGGCGGTTCGTCACGCGCGCCCGGCGGGCCTGGGACCGGCCGCTGACCGCCTATTACCTGATCGTCGGCGGCAGCGTGCTGATCACGGTGCTCGGCCTGGTGATGGTCTACTCGGCCTCCCAGGTCACCGCGCTCCAGATGTCGCTGCCGGGCTCGTACTTCTTCCGCAAGCAGCTGCTGGCCGCGGTGATCGGCGGCATCCTGCTGTTCGCGGCCTCCCGGATGCCGGTGAGACTGCACCGGGCCCTGGCCTACCCGATCCTCGCCGGCGCCGTCTTCATGATGGCCCTGGTGCAGGTACCCGGGATAGGGATGTCGGTCAACGGCAACCAGAACTGGATCTCCCTCGGCGGCTCCTTCCAGATCCAGCCCAGCGAGTTCGGCAAGCTCGCCCTGGTGCTGTGGGGCGCCGACCTGATCGCCCGCAAACAGGAGCGGAAACTGCTGACCCAGTGGAAGCACATGCTGGTGCCCCTGGTGCCGGCCGCCTTCCTGCTGCTCGGACTGATCATGCTCGGCGGCGACATGGGAACCGCGATCATTCTCACAGCGATCCTGTTCGGGCTGCTGTGGCTCGCGGGCGCCCCGACCCGGCTGTTCTCGGGCGTGCTCTCGGTCGCGGTCGTGATCGGGGTGATCCTGATCGAGACCAGCCCCAACCGGATGGCCCGCCTCGCCTGCATCGGCGCCACCGAGCCCCGCGCCCAGGGCGCCGACTGCTGGCAGGCCGTGCACGGCATCTACGCGCTCGCCTCCGGCGGATTCTTCGGCTCCGGGCTCGGCGCGAGTGTGGAAAAATGGGGTCAACTGCCGGAAGCGCACACCGACTTCATCTTCGCGGTCACCGGTGAGGAACTGGGTCTCGCGGGGACACTGTCGGTGCTCGCGCTGTTCGCGGCTCTAGGCTATGCAGGTATCCGCGTGGCCGGACGCACGAAAGACCCCTTCGTGAGGTACGCCGCGGGAGGCGTGACCACCTGGATCATCGCTCAGGCGGTGATCAACATCGGTGCGGTGCTCGGTCTGCTGCCGATCGCCGGTGTACCGCTCCCGCTGTTCTCCTACGGAGGATCCGCCCTGCTGCCGACCATGTTCGCCATCGGGCTGCTGATCGCGTTCGCGCGCGACGACCCCGCTGCGCGGACGGCGCTTGCGTTGCGGCAACCTCGCTTTGGTAGAAAGCGGGCGGGAGGCTCCGGCGCGGATCGCGGGTCTCGGAGATGGAACACGATGCGACGGCGTGCCTCGGCGGCGCGTTCGTCCGGAGAGCGGTGA